The sequence CGACCGACAGCGGCTTGTCGTCGATGGTCGAGTCGACCAGCGGGCCGACGTTGTCGAAGAGCGAGCCCTCGTGGAGGTCGGCGTAGTAGTCGTTGATCTGACGCGCACGCTTCGAGGCGAAGATGACCAGCGCGTACTTCGACTCGACCTTGGAGAGCAGGTCGTCGATGGGCGGGTCGATGATGCCCTTGGTTCTGTCGGCCATGGAGACTCCTCGTGTCGTTTCTAAGATCAGTGTCGCCTGGCAGCGGGCTGCGCTCCGGGCATTGCCATCAAGTCTACGACCTCCTGGGCCGCTTCGCTGACCTCGGTGTTGACGACCTTCACGTCGAACTCGTCCTGTGCCGCCAGCTCGACCTTCGCGGTCTCGAGGCGGCGCTGCTGCTCGGCGGTGTCTTCCGTGCCTCGCCCGATGAGCCTCCGGACCAGCTCCTCCCAGGTCGGGGGCAGCAGGAATACCAGGACGGCCTCCGGCATGACCGCGCGGACCTGCCTGGCGCCCTGCAGGTCGATCTCGAGCAGGACGGAGCGGCCGCGGTCGAGAGCCCGGTCGATCGGCGGCCGAGGAGTGCCGTACCGGTAGGAGTTGTGGACCACGGCCCACTCGAGGAGCTCGCGGTCGCGGATCATCCGGTCGAACTCGTCGTCGTCGACGAAGTAGTAGTGCACGCCGTCGACCTCGCCGGGGCGGGGCTTGCGGGTCGTCGCCGAGATCGAGAGGTGGACGTCGGGGTAGTTCTCGCGGATGT is a genomic window of Frondihabitans peucedani containing:
- the gmk gene encoding guanylate kinase codes for the protein MPRMTPPPVDRAAAAKAAVAARRARAEVKRDVAERRRTALDVAETGWRVEPTAPEATLRVRELLTSIPGIGPTRVTKIMDDLGIAESKRVGGLGVRQRVVLGDWLSRREAKGRLKSRLVVLAGPTAVGKGTVSSYIRENYPDVHLSISATTRKPRPGEVDGVHYYFVDDDEFDRMIRDRELLEWAVVHNSYRYGTPRPPIDRALDRGRSVLLEIDLQGARQVRAVMPEAVLVFLLPPTWEELVRRLIGRGTEDTAEQQRRLETAKVELAAQDEFDVKVVNTEVSEAAQEVVDLMAMPGAQPAARRH
- the rpoZ gene encoding DNA-directed RNA polymerase subunit omega, with protein sequence MADRTKGIIDPPIDDLLSKVESKYALVIFASKRARQINDYYADLHEGSLFDNVGPLVDSTIDDKPLSVAMHEINEDKLTAKPIEAVAE